In Gadus chalcogrammus isolate NIFS_2021 chromosome 11, NIFS_Gcha_1.0, whole genome shotgun sequence, a single window of DNA contains:
- the rbm12bb gene encoding RNA binding motif protein 12Bb isoform X2 codes for MAVVIRLQGLRITAGSEDIRNFFTGLKIPDGGVHIIGGENEEAFIIFASDEDARRAMIRSGGCIKGSPVNLLLSSKSEMQSLLEESTKNAELDQKRPLEEDSRRLHGDVPVGPRRTNHPDAGRSSGGRAGHSVTRYRRTASPSNDDLYVFLKGMPFSVTESDVRQFFDGLLVDGIILMKNGRGQNNGLGLVKFATRQDARDGIKRDRGYIGSRFVEVYLATEQQWHELGGVGGYNNNGKFEKGKSPQELARHPRRLRSRSPFAILPNSACTEEFCVLLENLSYSTVKRNIKELFHHARLQDDQILYLLDRGGRRTRSAFVLFKSLSNYCAALTRHKEEFLNRNVYISPISREKMLSILESRNPKDGPCEATERFEGSPPSRQGDPYNSEKVCLYVQNMPFDVRKVEIMDFFFGLNITEDSVLLLRDHKGAGIGEALVVFQFEGEAMNAQSLNGQRFLGSQVVLKCIARSEMREFGVGPPMLEEPMACEERHSARSSSEGPYPGDMDYPNMREPSHADMPMANLQVQIHGGSSRDSLVHYHQGGGNGSSHTDMAPPAQNFDGPTCLKLVNLPSQIKMDEVYDFCYGYRVIPGSVSLQYNKNGMPKGSATVVFESRQEALTAVRELSGRPIGNRKIQLVFV; via the coding sequence ATGGCGGTGGTCATCCGTTTACAGGGCCTTAGAATCACAGCAGGTTCCGAGGACATTCGCAATTTCTTCACTGGCCTAAAAATCCCTGATGGTGGGGTGCATATTATTGGTGGGGAGAATGAAGAGGCTTTCATCATCTTTGCTTCTGATGAAGATGCAAGAAGAGCCATGATACGTTCAGGAGGCTGTATCAAGGGGTCCCCTGTTAACTTGCTGCTGAGCAGTAAATCGGAAATGCAGAGCCTTCTGGAAGAAAGTACAAAAAACGCAGAGCTGGATCAGAAGAGACCACTGGAGGAAGATTCAAGACGACTCCATGGTGATGTTCCAGTGGGACCTAGAAGAACTAACCACCCAGATGCAGGCAGGAGTTCGGGTGGCAGGGCAGGTCATTCTGTGACCAGGTACCGGAGGACTGCATCTCCCTCCAATGATGACTTGTACGTGTTTCTGAAGGGAATGCCCTTCTCGGTGACTGAATCTGATGTGAGACAGTTTTTTGATGGTTTGCTGGTTGATGGCATAATCTTAATGAAAAACGGGCGTGGTCAAAATAATGGGCTAGGGCTTGTTAAATTTGCAACAAGACAGGATGCAAGAGATGGCATAAAGAGAGATAGGGGATACATTGGTTCACGGTTTGTGGAAGTGTATTTGGCAACTGAACAACAATGGCATGAGcttggtggtgttggaggttaCAACAATAATGGCAAGTTTGAAAAAGGAAAGTCACCACAGGAACTTGCAAGGCATCCACGTCGACTGAGATCACGATCCCCTTTTGCCATCCTGCCCAACTCTGCTTGCACTGAAGAGTTTTGTGTTTTGCTGGAAAATCTGTCTTATTCAACTGTTAAAAGAAACATTAAAGAACTTTTCCACCATGCAAGGCTTCAGGATGACCAGATACTGTACCTGCTAGACAGAGGGGGTAGGAGAACAAGATCAGCATTTGTGCTCTTTAAAAGCCTAAGCAACTACTGTGCTGCCTTGACTCGCCACAAAGAAGAATTCCTCAACAGGAATGTGTATATATCTCCTATATCAAGAGAGAAGATGCTCTCCATTCTGGAGTCACGTAACCCCAAGGATGGACCTTGTGAGGCGACGGAAAGATTTGAAGGAAGCCCTCCAAGTCGGCAAGGAGATCCATACAACTCTGAGAAAGTGTGTCTCTATGTTCAGAATATGCCCTTTGATGTGCGAAAAGTCGAGATCATGGACTTCTTCTTCGGGTTGAATATAACTGAGGATAGTGTTCTCTTGCTTCGTGACCACAAAGGTGCGGGTATTGGAGAGGCTTTGGTTGTCTTTCAGTTTGAAGGAGAGGCTATGAATGCTCAATCTCTAAATGGGCAGAGGTTTCTTGGGTCACAAGTGGTGTTGaaatgcattgcacggtctgaGATGCGGGAGTTCGGTGTGGGGCCCCCAATGCTTGAAGAGCCAATGGCGTGTGAAGAAAGGCATTCTGCACGGAGCAGCAGCGAGGGACCCTATCCTGGTGACATGGACTACCCAAACATGAGGGAACCATCCCATGCTGATATGCCGATGGCTAATCTCCAGGTTCAAATCCATGGTGGCAGCAGTAGGGATTCTCTTGTGCATTATCATCAAGGGGGAGGAAATGGATCATCGCACACAGACATGGCTCCCCCTGCACAGAATTTCGATGGTCCCACTTGCCTAAAGCTTGTCAACTTGCCGTCTCAAATCAAGATGGATGAGGTCTATGACTTTTGCTATGGATATCGTGTCATCCCTGGATCTGTCTCACTGCAGTACAATAAAAATGGCATGCCAAAAGGCTCTGCAACAGTAGTGTTTGAATCTCGTCAGGAAGCATTAACGGCAGTTCGAGAACTCAGTG
- the rbm12bb gene encoding RNA binding motif protein 12Bb isoform X1: MVIKQGFVSNNVILYPSVCRCCCFCVGMAVVIRLQGLRITAGSEDIRNFFTGLKIPDGGVHIIGGENEEAFIIFASDEDARRAMIRSGGCIKGSPVNLLLSSKSEMQSLLEESTKNAELDQKRPLEEDSRRLHGDVPVGPRRTNHPDAGRSSGGRAGHSVTRYRRTASPSNDDLYVFLKGMPFSVTESDVRQFFDGLLVDGIILMKNGRGQNNGLGLVKFATRQDARDGIKRDRGYIGSRFVEVYLATEQQWHELGGVGGYNNNGKFEKGKSPQELARHPRRLRSRSPFAILPNSACTEEFCVLLENLSYSTVKRNIKELFHHARLQDDQILYLLDRGGRRTRSAFVLFKSLSNYCAALTRHKEEFLNRNVYISPISREKMLSILESRNPKDGPCEATERFEGSPPSRQGDPYNSEKVCLYVQNMPFDVRKVEIMDFFFGLNITEDSVLLLRDHKGAGIGEALVVFQFEGEAMNAQSLNGQRFLGSQVVLKCIARSEMREFGVGPPMLEEPMACEERHSARSSSEGPYPGDMDYPNMREPSHADMPMANLQVQIHGGSSRDSLVHYHQGGGNGSSHTDMAPPAQNFDGPTCLKLVNLPSQIKMDEVYDFCYGYRVIPGSVSLQYNKNGMPKGSATVVFESRQEALTAVRELSGRPIGNRKIQLVFV; this comes from the coding sequence ATGGTGATCAAGCAAGGCTTCGTCAGCAATAATGTGATTCTGTACCCCTCTGTCTGCAGGTGCTGTTGTTTTTGCGTCGGCATGGCGGTGGTCATCCGTTTACAGGGCCTTAGAATCACAGCAGGTTCCGAGGACATTCGCAATTTCTTCACTGGCCTAAAAATCCCTGATGGTGGGGTGCATATTATTGGTGGGGAGAATGAAGAGGCTTTCATCATCTTTGCTTCTGATGAAGATGCAAGAAGAGCCATGATACGTTCAGGAGGCTGTATCAAGGGGTCCCCTGTTAACTTGCTGCTGAGCAGTAAATCGGAAATGCAGAGCCTTCTGGAAGAAAGTACAAAAAACGCAGAGCTGGATCAGAAGAGACCACTGGAGGAAGATTCAAGACGACTCCATGGTGATGTTCCAGTGGGACCTAGAAGAACTAACCACCCAGATGCAGGCAGGAGTTCGGGTGGCAGGGCAGGTCATTCTGTGACCAGGTACCGGAGGACTGCATCTCCCTCCAATGATGACTTGTACGTGTTTCTGAAGGGAATGCCCTTCTCGGTGACTGAATCTGATGTGAGACAGTTTTTTGATGGTTTGCTGGTTGATGGCATAATCTTAATGAAAAACGGGCGTGGTCAAAATAATGGGCTAGGGCTTGTTAAATTTGCAACAAGACAGGATGCAAGAGATGGCATAAAGAGAGATAGGGGATACATTGGTTCACGGTTTGTGGAAGTGTATTTGGCAACTGAACAACAATGGCATGAGcttggtggtgttggaggttaCAACAATAATGGCAAGTTTGAAAAAGGAAAGTCACCACAGGAACTTGCAAGGCATCCACGTCGACTGAGATCACGATCCCCTTTTGCCATCCTGCCCAACTCTGCTTGCACTGAAGAGTTTTGTGTTTTGCTGGAAAATCTGTCTTATTCAACTGTTAAAAGAAACATTAAAGAACTTTTCCACCATGCAAGGCTTCAGGATGACCAGATACTGTACCTGCTAGACAGAGGGGGTAGGAGAACAAGATCAGCATTTGTGCTCTTTAAAAGCCTAAGCAACTACTGTGCTGCCTTGACTCGCCACAAAGAAGAATTCCTCAACAGGAATGTGTATATATCTCCTATATCAAGAGAGAAGATGCTCTCCATTCTGGAGTCACGTAACCCCAAGGATGGACCTTGTGAGGCGACGGAAAGATTTGAAGGAAGCCCTCCAAGTCGGCAAGGAGATCCATACAACTCTGAGAAAGTGTGTCTCTATGTTCAGAATATGCCCTTTGATGTGCGAAAAGTCGAGATCATGGACTTCTTCTTCGGGTTGAATATAACTGAGGATAGTGTTCTCTTGCTTCGTGACCACAAAGGTGCGGGTATTGGAGAGGCTTTGGTTGTCTTTCAGTTTGAAGGAGAGGCTATGAATGCTCAATCTCTAAATGGGCAGAGGTTTCTTGGGTCACAAGTGGTGTTGaaatgcattgcacggtctgaGATGCGGGAGTTCGGTGTGGGGCCCCCAATGCTTGAAGAGCCAATGGCGTGTGAAGAAAGGCATTCTGCACGGAGCAGCAGCGAGGGACCCTATCCTGGTGACATGGACTACCCAAACATGAGGGAACCATCCCATGCTGATATGCCGATGGCTAATCTCCAGGTTCAAATCCATGGTGGCAGCAGTAGGGATTCTCTTGTGCATTATCATCAAGGGGGAGGAAATGGATCATCGCACACAGACATGGCTCCCCCTGCACAGAATTTCGATGGTCCCACTTGCCTAAAGCTTGTCAACTTGCCGTCTCAAATCAAGATGGATGAGGTCTATGACTTTTGCTATGGATATCGTGTCATCCCTGGATCTGTCTCACTGCAGTACAATAAAAATGGCATGCCAAAAGGCTCTGCAACAGTAGTGTTTGAATCTCGTCAGGAAGCATTAACGGCAGTTCGAGAACTCAGTG